A window of the Brumimicrobium sp. genome harbors these coding sequences:
- a CDS encoding adenine-specific methyltransferase EcoRI family protein — MANSNLTSAKNAKNDEFYTQYHDIEKEINSYLEYDPNVFKDKTILMPCDDPEWSNFTKFFAQNFERFGLKKLISTSYAPDSKKFKNNYQPTLFEVNDPQFDEYKTKKNGKIFTLTRDKSGDGKIDVNDLEWSYLKGDGDFRSEEIKKMRDEADIIITNPPFSLFREFLSWIIEADKQFVLIGSMNAITYKEIFALLKADKMWLGNGFKAGNAYFASPLSKDYADGVYDKETGLVKFRNCCWYTNLDHGKRHQPLALMTMKDNLKFSKHKDIKENGYQNYDNYNAIEVSYTDAIPSDYDGIMGVPISFLDKYSPEQFEIVGSDYEVKEGKLPEIVNPNWQGKLDRGYINGNRIYSRILIRRKK, encoded by the coding sequence ATGGCAAATAGCAACCTAACAAGTGCAAAGAATGCAAAGAACGATGAGTTTTACACTCAATATCACGATATTGAAAAGGAGATTAACTCATACTTGGAGTATGACCCAAATGTTTTTAAGGACAAGACAATTTTAATGCCTTGTGACGACCCTGAATGGAGCAACTTTACTAAGTTCTTTGCTCAAAATTTTGAACGCTTCGGACTTAAAAAACTAATAAGCACAAGCTACGCACCGGACAGCAAAAAATTCAAAAACAACTATCAACCTACACTTTTTGAAGTCAACGACCCACAGTTTGACGAGTATAAAACCAAGAAAAACGGTAAGATTTTCACTTTGACACGTGACAAATCAGGTGACGGAAAAATTGATGTAAATGATTTGGAGTGGTCTTACTTAAAAGGTGACGGAGATTTTAGAAGTGAAGAGATAAAAAAAATGAGAGACGAAGCAGACATAATTATTACAAACCCACCTTTTTCATTGTTTCGTGAATTTCTCTCTTGGATAATAGAAGCTGACAAACAATTTGTTTTAATCGGTAGTATGAATGCAATTACATACAAAGAAATATTTGCACTTCTAAAAGCCGACAAAATGTGGCTTGGTAATGGCTTCAAAGCTGGTAACGCATATTTTGCTTCACCTTTATCAAAAGATTATGCTGACGGAGTTTACGATAAAGAAACTGGCTTAGTCAAATTCAGAAATTGTTGCTGGTATACAAATTTAGACCACGGCAAAAGACACCAACCATTGGCACTTATGACAATGAAAGACAATTTGAAGTTCAGCAAACACAAAGACATAAAAGAAAACGGCTATCAAAATTATGACAACTACAACGCTATTGAAGTTTCATACACAGATGCAATACCAAGCGATTATGACGGAATTATGGGAGTTCCAATTAGTTTCTTAGACAAATATTCACCCGAACAATTTGAAATCGTAGGTAGTGACTATGAAGTTAAAGAAGGGAAACTACCTGAAATTGTAAATCCAAATTGGCAAGGTAAATTAGACAGGGGCTATATTAACGGCAACAGAATTTATAGCCGAATTTTAATAAGAAGAAAGAAATAA
- the ltrA gene encoding group II intron reverse transcriptase/maturase, with product MINYYETKSQPITRLMVWQAYKEVKSNAGSGGIDKMSWEYLQKNASTELYMLWNRLSSGSYFPKAVKQVAIPKKGGGERLLGIPTILDRIAQQVVRKHLERIVEPKFHSSSFGYRPNRNCHQAVEQAYTNLYNHDFAIDLDIKGFFDNIDHELMMKALKHYCSDNWVLLYVERWLKAGIVQKEGDFKPTLSGTPQGGVISPLLANLFLHVVFDKWMDKFHPEKPFERYADDIVVHCKTENQAQFMLRQIKERMESCKLQLHEVKSKIVNLRGFSQTKYSKGFDFLGFTIRPRAYKTKGTGKVKSIPCICVSQKSKTSIMRKFREMNLHKRRKSLEEIAKEINPVIRGIINYYHKFWKDDMRMVWNQLNARLLKWTKWEKDLFKKASVRYLKTKYKENPNLFAHWLLVYP from the coding sequence ATGATTAATTATTATGAAACAAAATCACAGCCAATAACCAGATTAATGGTTTGGCAAGCATACAAGGAGGTAAAATCCAATGCTGGAAGTGGTGGAATAGACAAAATGAGTTGGGAATATTTGCAGAAAAACGCAAGTACGGAACTTTATATGCTCTGGAACCGCCTAAGCTCAGGGAGTTATTTTCCGAAAGCTGTCAAACAAGTTGCTATACCAAAGAAAGGGGGAGGAGAACGATTACTCGGTATCCCGACGATTTTAGACCGTATAGCACAACAAGTAGTACGAAAACACTTGGAACGAATAGTAGAACCAAAATTTCATTCCAGTTCATTTGGTTACCGACCCAATCGGAACTGTCATCAAGCCGTTGAACAAGCATATACAAATTTATACAATCATGATTTTGCTATTGACTTAGACATCAAAGGTTTCTTTGACAACATCGACCACGAACTGATGATGAAAGCATTAAAACACTACTGTTCAGACAATTGGGTTTTGTTATATGTGGAAAGGTGGTTGAAAGCAGGAATTGTACAGAAAGAGGGAGATTTTAAACCAACCCTTTCAGGAACTCCACAAGGTGGCGTTATTAGTCCGCTTTTAGCAAACTTATTTCTACATGTAGTCTTCGATAAATGGATGGATAAGTTCCACCCTGAAAAGCCATTTGAAAGGTATGCAGATGATATTGTAGTGCATTGCAAAACCGAGAATCAAGCGCAATTCATGTTGCGCCAAATTAAAGAGCGCATGGAATCGTGTAAATTACAGTTGCATGAAGTCAAAAGTAAAATAGTCAATTTGAGAGGGTTTTCACAAACGAAATACTCCAAAGGGTTCGACTTTCTTGGCTTTACAATCCGTCCACGAGCCTACAAAACAAAAGGCACAGGAAAAGTGAAATCTATTCCATGTATCTGCGTAAGTCAGAAGTCGAAGACAAGCATCATGCGAAAGTTCAGGGAAATGAATTTACACAAGCGCAGAAAATCCTTGGAAGAAATCGCCAAGGAAATCAACCCCGTCATTCGTGGGATTATCAACTATTACCACAAGTTTTGGAAAGATGATATGCGAATGGTGTGGAATCAACTGAACGCACGACTACTGAAATGGACAAAATGGGAGAAAGACTTATTCAAGAAAGCCTCTGTGCGCTACTTGAAAACCAAGTACAAAGAAAACCCCAATTTATTTGCGCATTGGTTATTGGTATATCCGTAA
- the ileS gene encoding isoleucine--tRNA ligase — protein MSDKYPEYNGLNLPEVAKRIAEKWEQEKTFQASIDSRDENKPFVFFEGPPSANGLPGIHHVMARSIKDIFCRYKTLKGYRVNRKAGWDTHGLPVELGVEKKLGITKEDIGTKISIEEYNATCKKEVMQYTDIWNDLTLKMGYWVDMDDPYITYTSKYMESVWWLLGQMYQKNLLYKGYTIQPYSPKAGTGLSTHELNQPGCYRDVKDTSCVAQFKVKEDSKTIFGEEFNNEDVHFLAWTTTPWTLPSNTALTVGKNIEYVLVRSFNQYTFKAINVILAKPLVGLQFSKGYEQVENSEDLKNYTEGDKKIPFWIGKSFKGADLVGIRYEQLLPYALPMENPQEAFRVISGDFVTTEDGTGIVHTAPTFGADDAFVAKQAGVPPMLVPDEHGNPVPLVDLQGKFRPEMGEFAGMYVKNEYYADGEAPEKSVDVLISIKLKEENKAFKVEKFEHSYPHCWRTDKPVLYYPLDSWFVKVSDQKDRLIELNKTINWQPESTGSGRFGKWLENLNDWNLSRSRYWGTPIPIWRTEEGDEEICISSIRQLKEECEKAVKAGVMTQNPLADFNPDDFSNANYEQVDLHKNYVDQITLVSQSGKPMKRESDLIDVWFDSGSMPYAQWHYPFENKEFIDSKKAFPGDFIAEGVDQTRGWFYTLHAIGTLVFDSVAYKSVISNGLVLDKNGQKMSKSKGNTVNPFETLEKYGPDATRWYMVTNASPWDNLRFDTDGIVETQRKFFGTLYNTYSFFALYANIDGFTYSEARIPTQERPEIDRWIISKLNSLIKEVDYSLDTLEPTKAGRLIQNFVNDHLSNWYVRLCRRRFWKGDYSKDKIAAYQTLYECLEAIAILSSPIAPFYSDELFRDLNKTTGKHKVNSVHLADFPTVHTADINEELEEQMEIAQQVSSMALSLRKKENIRVRQPLQKIMIPILDGNFKSRIQHVQNLILSEINVKELELLEDVTGVLKKKIKPNFKTIGPKYGKHMKAIAGMVGAWGDADISSVEKNKGWTGDLNGETISLELEDFEITTDDIPGWLVTSEGGITVAMDITITPALKQEGIARELVNRIQNFRKEAGFEVTDKIVITIDTTPEISDAITNNKTYISSEVLANDIVFGKTSGYTTDIEVEGDAVIQLERV, from the coding sequence ATGAGTGATAAATATCCTGAATACAATGGGTTGAATTTACCCGAAGTAGCCAAGCGAATTGCGGAGAAATGGGAACAAGAAAAGACCTTCCAAGCTTCCATTGATTCGAGGGATGAAAACAAGCCGTTTGTGTTCTTTGAAGGTCCTCCTTCTGCAAATGGACTTCCTGGAATTCACCACGTTATGGCGCGCTCTATCAAGGATATTTTTTGTCGCTATAAAACGCTGAAGGGATATCGTGTGAACCGAAAAGCCGGTTGGGACACACATGGTTTACCCGTTGAATTAGGGGTAGAAAAGAAATTAGGCATCACCAAAGAAGATATTGGAACTAAAATCTCTATCGAAGAATACAATGCTACTTGTAAAAAGGAGGTGATGCAATACACCGATATCTGGAACGATTTGACTTTGAAAATGGGGTATTGGGTAGATATGGACGATCCATATATTACCTATACTTCAAAATATATGGAAAGTGTATGGTGGTTGTTAGGGCAGATGTATCAAAAAAACTTGCTTTACAAAGGATATACGATACAGCCATACTCTCCAAAAGCAGGAACAGGATTATCCACCCATGAATTAAATCAACCGGGTTGTTACCGCGACGTAAAAGATACGTCTTGTGTGGCACAATTTAAAGTCAAAGAAGACAGTAAAACGATTTTTGGAGAGGAATTCAACAATGAAGATGTTCATTTTTTAGCTTGGACAACTACTCCTTGGACCCTTCCTTCCAATACAGCATTAACCGTTGGAAAAAACATTGAATACGTTCTTGTTCGCTCTTTCAACCAATATACGTTTAAGGCAATTAATGTAATTTTAGCAAAACCATTGGTGGGATTGCAATTTTCTAAGGGATATGAACAAGTTGAAAACAGTGAAGATTTAAAGAACTATACAGAAGGAGATAAAAAAATCCCATTCTGGATAGGGAAATCATTTAAAGGAGCTGACTTGGTAGGAATTCGCTACGAACAATTATTGCCGTATGCACTTCCTATGGAAAATCCACAAGAGGCTTTCCGTGTGATTTCAGGAGATTTTGTAACTACAGAAGATGGTACGGGTATCGTACATACTGCACCTACTTTTGGGGCGGATGACGCTTTTGTGGCTAAACAAGCAGGTGTTCCTCCGATGTTGGTGCCAGATGAGCATGGCAATCCTGTTCCTTTGGTGGACTTACAAGGTAAATTCCGTCCTGAGATGGGAGAATTTGCGGGTATGTACGTAAAAAACGAATACTATGCAGACGGTGAAGCTCCAGAGAAATCTGTAGATGTATTGATTTCCATTAAACTCAAAGAGGAAAACAAGGCCTTTAAAGTAGAAAAATTCGAACACAGCTATCCACATTGTTGGAGAACAGATAAACCTGTTTTATACTATCCATTAGATTCTTGGTTTGTCAAAGTATCTGACCAAAAAGACCGTTTAATTGAATTGAATAAAACGATCAATTGGCAACCTGAATCTACCGGTTCTGGTCGTTTTGGGAAATGGTTAGAAAACCTAAATGATTGGAACTTATCGCGTTCTCGTTATTGGGGAACTCCAATTCCTATTTGGAGAACAGAAGAAGGAGACGAAGAGATTTGTATTTCTTCTATTCGTCAGTTGAAAGAAGAATGTGAGAAAGCAGTAAAAGCAGGAGTGATGACTCAAAATCCATTGGCTGACTTTAACCCAGATGATTTCTCGAATGCAAATTACGAACAAGTAGATTTACATAAAAACTACGTGGATCAAATTACCTTGGTATCACAATCTGGTAAGCCTATGAAGCGTGAATCAGATTTGATTGATGTGTGGTTTGACTCAGGTTCTATGCCGTATGCACAATGGCATTATCCATTTGAAAATAAGGAATTCATTGATTCAAAGAAGGCTTTCCCGGGAGATTTTATCGCAGAAGGGGTAGATCAAACCAGAGGATGGTTTTATACCTTACACGCAATTGGTACACTCGTATTTGATTCTGTAGCTTATAAAAGCGTTATTTCTAACGGATTAGTATTAGATAAGAACGGACAGAAAATGTCAAAAAGTAAAGGAAATACTGTAAATCCATTTGAAACCTTGGAGAAATATGGTCCGGATGCCACTCGTTGGTATATGGTTACAAATGCCTCTCCATGGGATAATTTACGTTTTGATACAGATGGTATTGTAGAAACACAGCGTAAATTCTTTGGAACGCTTTACAACACCTATTCTTTCTTTGCTTTATATGCAAACATTGATGGATTTACGTATAGTGAAGCGCGTATCCCAACACAAGAAAGACCAGAAATTGACCGTTGGATCATCTCTAAATTAAACTCTTTAATTAAAGAAGTAGATTATTCATTAGATACCTTAGAACCAACTAAAGCTGGGCGTTTGATACAAAATTTCGTAAATGATCACTTATCCAATTGGTACGTGCGCTTATGTAGAAGGCGTTTTTGGAAGGGAGACTATAGTAAAGATAAAATTGCAGCCTACCAAACGTTGTATGAATGTTTGGAAGCAATCGCTATTTTGAGTTCCCCTATAGCACCATTTTACAGTGACGAATTATTCCGCGATTTAAACAAAACAACAGGAAAGCACAAGGTAAACTCTGTTCACTTAGCCGATTTCCCTACTGTTCATACAGCTGATATCAACGAAGAATTAGAAGAGCAAATGGAAATTGCACAACAAGTTTCTTCCATGGCTTTGAGTTTACGTAAAAAGGAAAATATCCGCGTTCGTCAGCCGCTCCAAAAAATCATGATTCCTATTTTAGATGGGAATTTTAAATCTAGAATACAGCACGTTCAGAATTTAATTCTATCTGAAATTAATGTCAAAGAACTAGAATTATTAGAAGATGTAACGGGAGTTTTAAAGAAGAAAATAAAACCAAATTTCAAAACCATAGGTCCAAAATATGGAAAGCACATGAAGGCAATTGCAGGAATGGTTGGAGCTTGGGGAGATGCTGATATTTCATCCGTAGAGAAGAACAAAGGTTGGACTGGTGATTTAAATGGTGAGACAATTTCCTTAGAATTAGAGGATTTTGAGATTACTACAGACGATATTCCAGGTTGGTTAGTTACATCTGAAGGAGGAATTACTGTTGCTATGGATATTACAATTACTCCTGCCTTAAAGCAAGAAGGAATTGCCCGAGAATTGGTAAACCGTATTCAGAATTTCCGAAAAGAAGCTGGTTTTGAAGTAACAGATAAGATTGTTATTACCATAGACACCACTCCAGAAATTAGTGATGCAATTACCAATAATAAAACCTATATTTCTTCTGAAGTATTAGCAAATGACATTGTATTTGGTAAGACTTCTGGCTATACTACAGATATTGAAGTAGAAGGCGATGCTGTCATCCAGTTGGAGAGAGTGTAG
- a CDS encoding zinc ribbon domain-containing protein YjdM, which translates to MNDLMPCPKCNCEYTYEQDNLIVCPECFYEFDPKELEKEGKVIDVNGNELQNGDAVIVMKDLPVKGYPRPIKSGTKVKNIRLRPDNDHNIDCKVDGFGSMSLKSEFVKKA; encoded by the coding sequence ATGAATGATTTAATGCCTTGCCCAAAGTGTAACTGTGAGTACACGTATGAACAAGACAACTTAATTGTTTGTCCAGAATGTTTTTATGAGTTTGATCCTAAAGAACTTGAAAAAGAAGGGAAAGTTATCGATGTCAATGGGAATGAATTACAAAATGGAGATGCTGTAATTGTTATGAAAGACTTACCTGTAAAGGGATATCCTAGACCAATTAAGTCAGGAACAAAAGTGAAAAATATTCGTTTACGCCCCGATAATGACCATAATATCGACTGTAAAGTAGATGGTTTTGGTTCTATGTCGTTGAAATCTGAATTTGTAAAGAAGGCGTAG
- a CDS encoding WG repeat-containing protein, translated as MKKTVQLVAAIVAASIFSSCGGGGDSISEVKLIPVKSGKEFQYIDKEGKIVINPQFKNATVFRDGLALVETSGDEPKFGFITDDGKYAINAQYKEATVFSDGLAWVVSENAAPAAIDKKGEIKFTLQDAQEVRLFKDGLAAFSMVNEEGDEKWGFVDKTGKVVINPQFISVSNFSNGKCGVRNDEGKWGFIDKEGKIVINHQFDGAGDFQNGQCVVESGNKAGVIDKDGKYIINPQFSSMQIDGDLFHVVQDGKHGWCDKDGKLIINPQFGEAYPFNGNKITSVQSGKSYGYIDRDGKIVINPQFDVALPFNGKLALVVSASKIGFIDKEGKYVINPQFDDVSRDLVQYFLTGGSEYSSANTDYFNVGAITSVLNFDSPEGFTFNSTFDDVMKKYELQERKFGKNSSEHEVLSSKKITNDASYSFYVLGSAYDKITVTKGSGWYTYKDTEYKFNGKNEPTGFAYSISLRGKGYGKEEAVISAIEGKLSGYKKDEDKSSKNKNVYSDGKKEIIIAMNSGDIVIVISAATSEQDFDDMSEYESAEQEEEYVD; from the coding sequence ATGAAAAAAACAGTACAATTAGTAGCAGCCATTGTTGCTGCAAGCATCTTCAGCTCTTGCGGAGGTGGTGGAGATTCTATCTCCGAAGTTAAATTAATTCCAGTCAAAAGCGGAAAAGAATTTCAGTACATTGACAAGGAAGGTAAAATTGTTATTAATCCTCAATTTAAGAACGCCACTGTTTTTAGAGATGGACTGGCATTGGTTGAAACATCTGGAGATGAACCAAAGTTTGGTTTTATCACTGATGATGGTAAATATGCCATAAATGCTCAATACAAAGAAGCGACAGTTTTTAGTGATGGATTAGCTTGGGTTGTGAGCGAAAATGCCGCACCTGCTGCTATTGACAAAAAAGGCGAAATAAAATTTACACTTCAAGATGCTCAAGAAGTAAGACTTTTTAAAGATGGTCTAGCTGCATTCAGTATGGTAAATGAAGAAGGTGATGAAAAATGGGGGTTTGTAGATAAAACAGGGAAAGTTGTAATCAATCCACAATTCATATCAGTTTCAAATTTTAGTAATGGCAAATGTGGGGTAAGAAATGATGAAGGTAAGTGGGGGTTCATCGACAAAGAGGGAAAGATTGTCATCAACCATCAATTTGATGGAGCTGGCGACTTTCAAAATGGACAATGTGTTGTAGAATCCGGAAATAAGGCAGGTGTAATTGACAAAGACGGAAAATACATAATTAATCCGCAATTCTCAAGTATGCAAATAGACGGAGATTTATTTCATGTTGTTCAAGATGGTAAACACGGTTGGTGTGATAAAGATGGGAAATTAATTATTAACCCTCAGTTTGGAGAAGCATACCCTTTCAACGGCAACAAAATTACATCTGTTCAATCAGGTAAAAGTTACGGATATATTGACAGGGATGGTAAAATAGTTATAAACCCTCAATTTGATGTTGCACTTCCTTTCAATGGAAAACTTGCACTTGTTGTAAGCGCAAGTAAAATTGGTTTTATTGATAAAGAAGGAAAGTACGTAATAAATCCGCAGTTTGATGATGTTTCAAGAGACCTTGTTCAATATTTTTTAACAGGAGGATCTGAATATAGCAGTGCTAATACAGATTATTTTAATGTTGGTGCTATAACATCCGTTCTGAATTTTGATAGTCCTGAAGGATTTACGTTCAATTCTACTTTTGATGATGTAATGAAAAAGTATGAGTTACAAGAAAGAAAATTTGGAAAAAACAGTTCAGAACATGAAGTATTATCAAGCAAAAAAATAACTAACGATGCGAGTTATAGTTTCTATGTACTAGGTTCTGCGTACGACAAAATAACAGTAACTAAAGGATCTGGTTGGTACACCTACAAAGACACCGAGTATAAATTTAATGGAAAAAATGAACCTACTGGCTTTGCATATTCAATATCGTTGAGAGGTAAAGGATATGGTAAAGAGGAAGCTGTAATTTCCGCTATTGAAGGCAAACTAAGCGGATATAAAAAAGACGAGGACAAGAGTTCTAAAAATAAAAATGTTTACAGTGATGGTAAAAAAGAGATTATAATAGCAATGAATAGTGGAGATATAGTGATTGTAATAAGTGCCGCGACTTCGGAGCAGGATTTTGATGATATGTCTGAATATGAATCAGCAGAACAAGAAGAAGAATACGTTGACTAA
- a CDS encoding DUF262 domain-containing protein → MKTTLRTDITVKAICDGFVYNELEGKGLFGLSGKLTIQPEYQRNYIYADGKRDVAVIESILKGYPLGLIYFNTVSADKFEVLDGQQRITSFGRFVTNKFAIKDENGMEQYFGGIAKDKQEKILNTKLLIYECEGTESEIKEWFRTINIAGVPLNNQELLNAVYSGPFVTLGKEEFSNTQNANIQKWGAYVSGSANRQEFLERALDWVSKGNIGDYMSKHRFDTNINELKTYFNSVIDWVSTVFTDVETEMRGLEWGRLYETYKKKPYSPQQVSEQVKTLYADPYVKNRKGIFEYILGGSTDTKLLEVRVFDEATKKSVYAIQTAEAEKKSVSNCPLCALGHDSNKTKIWKLAEMDADHVTAWSKGGATDTKNCQMLCKTHNRAKGNK, encoded by the coding sequence ATGAAAACAACTCTTAGAACAGACATAACAGTAAAAGCCATTTGCGATGGCTTTGTTTACAATGAACTTGAAGGCAAAGGTCTTTTTGGTTTATCAGGCAAACTGACAATTCAGCCCGAGTATCAACGTAATTACATTTATGCGGACGGCAAAAGAGATGTTGCAGTAATTGAAAGCATTTTAAAAGGTTATCCATTAGGACTAATCTATTTCAATACAGTAAGTGCCGACAAGTTTGAAGTTTTAGATGGTCAACAACGCATTACAAGTTTTGGCAGATTTGTAACTAACAAATTTGCAATCAAAGACGAGAACGGAATGGAACAATATTTTGGCGGTATTGCTAAGGACAAGCAAGAAAAAATATTGAACACAAAACTTTTAATTTACGAGTGCGAAGGAACTGAAAGCGAAATTAAAGAATGGTTCAGGACAATCAACATTGCTGGTGTTCCACTCAACAATCAAGAATTACTAAATGCAGTTTATTCTGGACCTTTTGTAACACTTGGAAAGGAAGAATTTAGCAACACTCAAAACGCCAATATTCAAAAATGGGGAGCTTACGTTTCAGGTAGTGCAAACAGACAAGAGTTCTTAGAAAGAGCACTTGACTGGGTAAGCAAAGGGAACATTGGCGACTATATGAGCAAACACCGTTTTGACACAAACATAAACGAGTTAAAAACTTATTTCAATAGCGTTATTGACTGGGTTTCTACTGTATTTACAGACGTAGAAACGGAAATGCGTGGACTTGAATGGGGACGACTTTATGAAACCTACAAAAAGAAACCATACAGCCCACAACAAGTTTCTGAACAAGTCAAAACGCTTTATGCCGACCCTTATGTAAAAAATCGTAAAGGGATTTTTGAGTATATACTTGGCGGTTCAACAGACACAAAACTTTTAGAAGTTCGGGTTTTTGACGAAGCGACTAAAAAATCAGTTTACGCTATTCAGACAGCAGAAGCAGAGAAAAAGAGTGTTTCAAATTGCCCATTATGTGCATTAGGACACGACAGCAATAAAACTAAAATTTGGAAACTTGCAGAAATGGACGCAGACCACGTTACAGCTTGGAGTAAAGGCGGTGCGACAGACACGAAAAATTGCCAAATGTTATGCAAGACACACAACAGAGCGAAAGGCAACAAATGA